Proteins co-encoded in one Ananas comosus cultivar F153 linkage group 15, ASM154086v1, whole genome shotgun sequence genomic window:
- the LOC109721045 gene encoding probable trehalose-phosphate phosphatase 6: MTKQQGNSAPHYSYPPPRQSSGTAADYANYKKILGQLELGLACNGRVNSWLESMKASSPTQIRPFLASSFDPDYNDWIEKHPSALSRFEEITAMSRGKKIVMFLDYDGTLSPIVDDPDCAFMSDAMREAVRDVAKHFTTAIVSGRCRDKVYSFVQLGELYYAGSHGMDIGGPTGGPMHTNSNAKAVLFQPASEFLPMMDEVYEALSEKIESIPGANVENNKFCISVHFRRVEEKKWHVLIEHVRSVVGEYPKLRITQGRKVLEIRPPIKWDKGKALEFLLESLGFGDSSDVFPVYIGDDRTDEDAFKVLLERGQGVGILVSKSPKDTCASYSLQEPSEVMDFLHGLIEWKCHSLNENEEV, encoded by the exons atgacgAAGCAGCAGGGCAATTCCGCCCCTCATTACTCATATCCACCGCCTCGTCAGAGTAGTGGCACCGCCGCCGACTATGCAAACTACAAGAAGATTTTGGgccagctcgagctcggcttggCTTGTAACGGCCGAGTCAATTCTTGGCTCGAGTCGATGAAGGCGTCATCGCCGACGCAAATCAGGCCCTTCTTAGCTTCGTCTTTCGATCCCGACTACAACGATTGGATC GAGAAGCACCCTTCGGCGCTGAGCAGGTTCGAGGAGATCACGGCGATGTCGAGGGGGAAGAAGATCGTGATGTTTCTCGACTACGACGGAACGCTTTCGCCCATCGTCGACGACCCGGACTGCGCTTTCATGTCGGATGCA ATGAGAGAGGCAGTGAGAGATGTAGCAAAGCACTTCACAACTGCTATTGTTAGTGGGAGGTGCAGAGACAAG GTGTATAGCTTCGTACAACTGGGAGAATTGTACTACGCTGGTAGCCACGGGATGGACATCGGAGGGCCCACAGGAGGGCCCATGCACACCAACTCTAAT GCAAAAGCAGTTCTCTTCCAACCTGCAAGTGAATTTTTGCCCATGATGGATGAG GTTTATGAAGCACTGTCAGAGAAAATTGAATCAATCCCAGGTGCCAATGTGGAGAACAATAAGTTCTGCATATCGGTTCACTTCCGTCGTGTCGAGGAAAAG AAATGGCATGTCCTAATTGAGCATGTTAGATCAGTTGTCGGGGAATATCCGAAACTCCGGATTACGCAAGGAAGGAAG GTGTTGGAGATTCGCCCACCTATTAAATGGGACAAGGGAAAGGCCctggaatttttgttagaatcACTTG GATTTGGGGACTCTAGTGATGTATTTCCAGTATATATTGGAGACGATCGAACTGATGAAGACGCTTTCAAG GTTTTGCTTGAGAGAGGACAGGGTGTGGGAATCTTAGTTTCCAAATCTCCGAAGGACACCTGCGCCTCTTATTCTCTCCAAGAGCCTTCTGAG GTCATGGATTTTTTGCATGGCCTAATAGAGTGGAAGTGCCACTCACTCAATGAAAATGAAGAGGTGTAA
- the LOC109721734 gene encoding NDR1/HIN1-like protein 13 has protein sequence MAERVPPASPPPGPHSSSLLSPSSRTVSFTTIVQQDPKADPNPNPNSYPNPAIAAAAAATETYIVQVPKDQIYRVPPPENAYLVEHYRKQLSSRRRRRCPCFSFLKWLLIAALVLAVTFAISAIAFFAVVHPGAPKFTVDRVFVENPKKPAYDVAMHAANPSARMGIVYEGGGKATLSHRGVNVAGGTTPGFQQGAQNTTRFRLVLSGSHAAPPKEIERGLKGSKEVVSLTLTVEFKVRAKISGIEIGGMSVGVTCDVKVHGLVKDVRIASQACKTNFRT, from the coding sequence ATGGCGGAGCGGGTCCCACCGGCCTCTCCTCCGCCCGGGCCCcactcctcctccctcctctccccaTCCTCTCGCACCGTCTCCTTCACCACCATCGTCCAACAGGATCCCAAAgccgacccgaatccgaacccgaattcgtACCCGAACCCTGCcattgctgccgccgccgccgccaccgagACCTACATTGTCCAAGTGCCCAAGGACCAAATCTACCGCGTCCCCCCGCCGGAGAACGCCTACCTCGTTGAGCACTACCGCAAGCAGCTCAGCAGCCGCAGGCGCCGCCGCTGCCCCTGCTTCTCCTTCCTCAAGTGGCTCCTCATCGCTGCGCTCGTCCTTGCGGTCACATTCGCCATCTCCGCCATTGCGTTCTTTGCCGTGGTTCACCCCGGTGCCCCAAAATTCACTGTGGACCGGGTCTTCGTCGAGAACCCGAAGAAGCCGGCGTACGACGTGGCCATGCACGCTGCAAACCCAAGCGCGAGGATGGGGATCGTGTACGAGGGAGGCGGTAAGGCCACTCTCTCTCACCGGGGGGTGAACGTAGCTGGCGGGACGACACCGGGATTCCAACAGGGGGCGCAGAACACGACACGGTTCAGGCTCGTGCTATCGGGCTCACATGCGGCGCCACCGAAGGAGATTGAGCGTGGATTGAAGGGGTCCAAAGAGGTGGTGTCTCTCACGTTAACGGTCGAATTCAAAGTCAGGGCCAAAATTAGCGGGATTGAGATAGGGGGGATGAGCGTGGGAGTCACGTGCGACGTGAAGGTGCATGGATTGGTGAAGGACGTGAGAATAGCCTCGCAAGCGTGCAAGACCAATTTCCGTACGTGA